The Pseudoxanthomonas sp. CF385 region GGAAATGGGAGAAATCGAAGCGCAGGCGATCCGGCGCCACCAGCGAACCTTTCTGCTGGACGTGCGTGCCCAGCACTTCGCGCAGCGCTGCGTGCAGCAGGTGCGTCGCCGAGTGGTTGAGGATGGTGCTGGCGCGGCGCGCGGCGTCGACCGACGCGACCACATGGTCGCCGACCTTCAGGCTGCCCTTGGCGACGCGCCCGACATGGCCATGGAACTGGCCCGCGAATTTGAGCGTATCGGCGACATCGAATTCGACGCCTTGTTCCGCCAGCACACCGGTGTCGCCGACCTGGCCACCGGACTCCGCATAGAACGGCGTGCGGTCCAGGATCACCACCGCCTCGTCGCCCGCATCGATGGATGCCACCGGACGACCGTCCTTCAGCAGTGCGACGATCTGCAGGCCACCGGCATCGAGTTGGTCGTAACCCAGAAAGCCCGTCGGCGACATCTGCGCGACCAGATCGGCAGGCAGGCCGGTACTGGAGGCGAACTTGCCGGCAGCGCGCGCGGTTTCCCGCTGCTGCTCCATGGCCGCATCGAAGCCGGCCATGTCCACCGTCAATCCGCGCTCGCGCGCGATGTCGGCGGTCAGGTCGACCGGGAAGCCATACGTGTCGTACAGACGGAACGCATCCGCTCCGGGAATCACGCCATCGGACACACGCGACGCGACGTCGTCGAAGATGCGCATGCCGGCGTCGAGCGTCTCGGCGAAGCGTTCTTCTTCGGCCTTCAACGCCCTTTCCACGAGGTCCCGGGCAGCGGGCAGTTCCGGATAGGCGTCCCCCATCAGGTCGGCCAGCGTGCCGACCATCTTGTGGAAGAACGGCTGCCGCACGCCCAGCATCCAGCCATGGCGCAGCGCGCGGCGGATGATCCGGCGCAGCACATAGCCACGACCCTCGTTGGAAGGCAGCACGCCATCGACGATCAGGAAGCTGCAGGCGCGGATATGGTCGGCGATGACACGCAGCGACTTGTTCTCCAGATCAGCCGTGCCGGTCAGCTCGGACGCCTTGCGGATCAGCGCCTGGAACAAATCGATCTCGTAGTTCGTATGGACGTGCTGCAGCACCGCGGCGAGGCGTTCCAGGCCCATTCCGGTGTCGACGCATGGGGCCGGCAGCGGCACCAGGGTGCCGTCCGGCTGGCGATCGAACTGCATGAAGACGTTGTTCCAGATCTCGATGTAGCGATCCCCGTCCTCGTCCGGAGAACCCGGAGGGCCGCCGGCGATGTGGTCGCCATGGTCGTAGAAGATCTCGGTGCATGGACCGCAGGGACCGGTGTCCGCCATCTGCCAGAAGTTGTCCGACGCGTAGGGCGCACCCTTGTTGTCGCCGATGCGGACGATGCGTTCGGCCGGCAGGCCGATCATGTTGTGCCAGAGGTCGTAGGCCTCGTCGTCGGTGTGGTAGACCGTGACCAGCAGGCGCTCCTTGGGCAGCTTCCAGACTTCGGTCAGCAGCTCCCACGCCCAGGCGATGGCGTCCTTCTTGAAGTAATCGCCGAAGGACCAATTCCCCAACATTTCGAAGAACGTGTGGTGCCGCGCCGTGTAGCCAACGGAATCAAGATCGTTGTGTTTGCCGCCCGCGCGCAAGCAGCGCTGCACATCGGCCGCGCGCACGTAGCTGCGCTTCTCCGCACCCAGGAACACATCCTTGAACTGCACCATGCCAGAGTTGGTGAACAGCAAGGTGGGGTCGTTGCCGGGCACCAGGGAGGCGGAGGGCACGATGGTGTGGCCCTTGCCGGCGAAGAAATCGAGGAAATCCTGGCGGATCTGGCGGGTGCTGAAGGTCGTGGGCGTGGTCATCTGGCAGGCATTGGCTGGAAGGCGCATCCTGGCGCCGCGTATCCGCGATATGCGGGTGCGGCCGGGCGGAAGCAACCCAATGCACTAGATTATCAGGCCGCCCCGTCCCAGTCCTCCGCCCCTGCCCGGCTGGCGGCCCTGACGCTCGCGCCATCGAAACCACGACGGAGCAGAAAATCGGCGATCTTGCGCCGCTGCGCGATATCGGCCGGATCGACTGGACCGAAACGCCGGCGGACGAGGTCGCACGCCGTTTCGGTCCAGTCGCCGTCGAAGGTGGCCATGGCGGCTTCCACCGCCTCACGATCCAGCCCGTGGGTGGACAGTTCGGCCCGGATCCGCAGCGGGCCATGGCCACCGGCAGCCCGGCTGCGGACCAGGGTCTCGGCAAAGCGCGTGTCGCTCTGCCATCCCTCGTCCACCAACCGATCCACGGCCGATCGCACTTCGGCCGCGTCCAGGCCGCGGGCGGTCAACTTGCGGGACAGCTCTCGCCGGGAGTGTTCCCGGCGCACCAGCAGACCCAGGGCGCGTTGCACGGGCGTCTGCTCGGCGGTCCGGCGACGCGGCTTGCGGCCGCCCTCGCTTTCACCCGCCACGCTGGACACCCCGCGACGCCATCAGCGCTTACTCATCACCGTCGTCGTCGGCCTTCTCATCACGCTTGGCTTCTTCCGGCTGGAACTTCTCGCGAAGCTCGGCTTCCAGCTTGGCTGCCACCGCCGGATTCTCGCGCAGGAAGGTCCGCGCATTGTCCTTGCCCTGGCCGATGCGTTCGCCGCCGTAGCCGTACCAGGCGCCCGCCTTGTCGACCAGCTTTGCTTCCACGCCCATGTCGATCAGTTCGCCTTCGCGGCTGATGCCTTCGCCATACAGGATCTCGGTGACCACCTGCTTGAAAGGGGGGGCCAGCTTGTTCTTGACCACCTTGATCTTGGTCTGGTTACCGATGATTTCGTCGCCCTTCTTGATGGCGCCGATGCGACGGATATCCAGGCGAACCGAGGCGTAGAACTTCAGCGCGTTGCCGCCGGTCGTGGTTTCGGGACTCTGGCCGGGCATCATCACGCCGATCTTCATGCGCAGCTGGTTGATGAAGACCACCAAGGTATTGGAGCGCTTGATGTTGCCGGTCAGCTTGCGCAGCGCCTGGCTCATCAGGCGTGCCTGCAAACCGGGCAACTGGTCGCCCAT contains the following coding sequences:
- the alaS gene encoding alanine--tRNA ligase; this translates as MTTPTTFSTRQIRQDFLDFFAGKGHTIVPSASLVPGNDPTLLFTNSGMVQFKDVFLGAEKRSYVRAADVQRCLRAGGKHNDLDSVGYTARHHTFFEMLGNWSFGDYFKKDAIAWAWELLTEVWKLPKERLLVTVYHTDDEAYDLWHNMIGLPAERIVRIGDNKGAPYASDNFWQMADTGPCGPCTEIFYDHGDHIAGGPPGSPDEDGDRYIEIWNNVFMQFDRQPDGTLVPLPAPCVDTGMGLERLAAVLQHVHTNYEIDLFQALIRKASELTGTADLENKSLRVIADHIRACSFLIVDGVLPSNEGRGYVLRRIIRRALRHGWMLGVRQPFFHKMVGTLADLMGDAYPELPAARDLVERALKAEEERFAETLDAGMRIFDDVASRVSDGVIPGADAFRLYDTYGFPVDLTADIARERGLTVDMAGFDAAMEQQRETARAAGKFASSTGLPADLVAQMSPTGFLGYDQLDAGGLQIVALLKDGRPVASIDAGDEAVVILDRTPFYAESGGQVGDTGVLAEQGVEFDVADTLKFAGQFHGHVGRVAKGSLKVGDHVVASVDAARRASTILNHSATHLLHAALREVLGTHVQQKGSLVAPDRLRFDFSHFQPLTAAELAEIERRVNAQVRANHEAEVHNMGMQEALDFGAMALFGEKYGEHVRVLKMGGYSTELCGGTHVGRTGDIGLFKLVSEGGVSSGVRRIEAVTGQGALDYVADEEHRLAEAAALLGGNATEVVEKVRALADRQKKLERELEGLKAKAASSATSDLAGSAVDVGGIRVLASRLEGFDGKALRDAMDRLKQQLGDAVILLAGTADGKAALVAGVNGAATGRVKAGELLSHVASQIGGKGGGRPDLAQGGGEDGPALATALQGVPEWVQQRLG
- the recX gene encoding recombination regulator RecX; the protein is MAGESEGGRKPRRRTAEQTPVQRALGLLVRREHSRRELSRKLTARGLDAAEVRSAVDRLVDEGWQSDTRFAETLVRSRAAGGHGPLRIRAELSTHGLDREAVEAAMATFDGDWTETACDLVRRRFGPVDPADIAQRRKIADFLLRRGFDGASVRAASRAGAEDWDGAA
- the recA gene encoding recombinase RecA; the protein is MDENKKRALSAALTQIERQFGKGSVMRMGDRVIEPVEIIPTGSLMLDLALGIGGLPKGRVVEIYGPESSGKTTLTLQAIAECQKQGGTAAFIDAEHALDPIYAAKLGVNVDDLLLSQPDTGEQALEIADMLVRSGSIDIVVIDSVAALTPKAEIEGEMGDQLPGLQARLMSQALRKLTGNIKRSNTLVVFINQLRMKIGVMMPGQSPETTTGGNALKFYASVRLDIRRIGAIKKGDEIIGNQTKIKVVKNKLAPPFKQVVTEILYGEGISREGELIDMGVEAKLVDKAGAWYGYGGERIGQGKDNARTFLRENPAVAAKLEAELREKFQPEEAKRDEKADDDGDE